From Drosophila suzukii chromosome 2R, CBGP_Dsuzu_IsoJpt1.0, whole genome shotgun sequence, a single genomic window includes:
- the LOC108009236 gene encoding uncharacterized protein, producing the protein MERSRRVHLMVSQSFMSRTTVTESMAKMAILKVDTSDTVENKVIKTLMMIEEMFRSYFQSYQKELELQRIAAQSINQHIHRYRVTTQEGTSCMSPQIYEVESEDAMVTKYSLDYQVIVSSNKSQCWDIHRLRPFVLIFRRQYAKLDQNEQSPFIQGDAFHKPIKFYSDLVEELFSYFYSGHLELDSAARLLSPWDLNSVEYYQKLLAPNENFDEYFMLNISFCKCLRVPPKCQSNECSQLQVIKDRSEPFIHEAKEKRCARRFAKMAESRRPSNESDQKKLTLNFTEESDMEQRSRLSHHTRDPRLLASEIDRFLRCSAENNSEIDSFLRCSAENNGSPIVPPNSHLWF; encoded by the coding sequence ATGGAAAGGAGCCGAAGGGTTCACCTAATGGTGAGCCAGAGCTTCATGTCGCGCACCACGGTGACCGAGAGCATGGCCAAGATGGCGATCCTGAAAGTGGACACTTCCGACACCGTTGAGAACAAGGTGATCAAGACCCTAATGATGATCGAGGAAATGTTTCGCAGTTACTTTCAGTCCTACCAAAAGGAGCTGGAACTGCAGAGGATCGCGGCACAGAGCATCAACCAGCATATCCACCGCTACAGGGTCACCACGCAGGAGGGCACGAGCTGCATGAGCCCCCAGATCTACGAGGTCGAGTCGGAGGATGCAATGGTCACCAAGTACTCCCTGGACTACCAGGTGATCGTCAGCTCCAACAAGAGCCAGTGCTGGGACATCCATAGACTGCGTCCGTTTGTCCTGATCTTCCGGCGGCAGTACGCCAAGTTGGACCAAAACGAGCAGAGTCCATTTATCCAGGGCGACGCCTTCCACAAGCCCATCAAGTTCTACAGTGACCTGGTGGAGGAACTTTTTTCCTACTTCTACAGCGGTCACCTCGAGCTGGACTCTGCTGCCCGCCTCTTGAGTCCTTGGGATTTGAACAGCGTGGAGTACTACCAGAAGCTATTGGCCCCCAACGAGAACTTCGACGAATACTTCATGCTGAACATAAGCTTTTGCAAATGCCTGCGGGTTCCGCCCAAGTGTCAATCAAATGAGTGTTCACAACTTCAAGTGATCAAGGATCGGTCGGAGCCGTTTATTCACGAGGCCAAGGAAAAGAGGTGTGCCAGGCGATTTGCCAAGATGGCCGAGTCCAGACGGCCCAGCAACGAATCGGACCAGAAGAAATTAACACTTAACTTTACTGAGGAATCGGACATGGAACAAAGATCCAGGCTAAGCCACCACACCCGAGACCCTCGGCTCCTCGCTTCGGAAATTGATCGCTTCCTGCGCTGCTCGGCGGAAAATAATTCGGAAATTGATAGCTTCCTGCGCTGCTCTGCGGAAAATAATGGTTCCCCCATAGTCCCCCCCAATAGTCATCTTTGGTTTTAA
- the LOC108009238 gene encoding uncharacterized protein, which translates to MEMRDRLYHLMVSQSIFSRTTVTESMAKFAILNLDSSDSVDKTVIKILLVIEEKFRSYFESYQKELGLQRIAAQTLSQLIQRYKITMQVDMGCMCPHIYEIESEEAIINKYYLHYQVIVSSNKNQSWAIHSLRPYVLIFRRECAKLDLNEESPFILGDASHKPIKFFIDLVEELFAYFYSGHLQLDCAARLLDPLDLNSVEYYQKLLAPNEDFDEYFMHNISFCKCLRMPPKCPPYESHKLIKDQAEHYINQAKKKRCARRFDKMAGNERPGSKRECTGTQRKASILSNQSGKSARSISQESNQEAAGTQEGSVRHEMDLTDHLRTAFSVGNNSLLTRE; encoded by the coding sequence ATGGAAATGCGTGATCGGCTGTATCATTTAATGGTGAGCCAGAGCATTTTTTCTCGCACCACGGTAACCGAGAGCATGGCCAAGTTCGCGATCCTGAATCTGGACAGTTCTGATTCCGTTGACAAGACGGTGATCAAGATCCTGCTGGTGATCGAGGAAAAGTTTCGGAGTTACTTTGAGTCCTACCAGAAGGAGCTGGGCCTACAGAGGATCGCGGCACAGACCCTCAGCCAGCTGATCCAGCGCTACAAGATCACCATGCAGGTGGACATGGGCTGCATGTGCCCGCACATCTACGAGATCGAGTCGGAGGAGGCGATCATCAACAAGTACTATCTGCACTACCAGGTGATAGTCAGTTCCAACAAAAACCAAAGCTGGGCCATCCACAGCCTGCGTCCGTATGTCCTGATCTTCCGGCGCGAGTGCGCCAAGCTGGATCTAAACGAGGAGAGTCCCTTTATCCTGGGCGACGCCTCCCACAAGCCAATCAAGTTCTTCATAGACCTGGTGGAGGAACTGTTCGCCTACTTCTACAGTGGTCACCTCCAGCTGGACTGCGCTGCCCGTCTGCTGGATCCCCTGGACCTGAACAGCGTGGAGTACTACCAGAAGCTATTGGCCCCCAATGAGGACTTCGATGAGTACTTCATGCACAACATCAGCTTCTGCAAGTGCCTGCGTATGCCGCCCAAGTGTCCGCCGTATGAGAGCCACAAGCTGATCAAGGACCAGGCCGAGCACTATATTAACCAGGCCAAGAAGAAGCGGTGTGCCAGACGATTCGACAAGATGGCCGGAAACGAGCGGCCGGGCTCGAAGCGGGAATGCACTGGAACCCAGCGGAAGGCCTCCATCTTGAGCAATCAAAGTGGAAAGTCAGCCAGGAGTATTAGCCAGGAGTCGAATCAGGAAGCCGCTGGGACACAAGAGGGCTCCGTGAGGCATGAAATGGACCTGACGGATCATCTGAGGACGGCCTTCAGTGTGGGCAACAACAGCCTGCTGACCAGAGAATAG